Proteins encoded within one genomic window of Brachybacterium sp. P6-10-X1:
- a CDS encoding AAA family ATPase: MPETGQPDRTPQNADQPAAGQPGSVHQPTDQPTDEPTDERTDRPTDRPTDQRADEPTDRPTDRPTADPRAAEQHHVDRAYARLDAELTQLLERQDDALARPAHDGVALNERDAEVRRLGARRTALQHAEHAAIFGRLDRENGMQLHIGPVGIRDGDQRLVIDWRAPAAEPFYTATARAPQGLRRRRHLTIEDRTVVHVDDDLLGGADDAAQAEGVAGEGALLRALSRSRDGRMHEAVATLQAEQDAIVRAPRSGVLVVQGAPGTGKTVVALHRAAYLLYSAPEVLRRGVLVIGPSARFLHYIGDVLPALGETNVVTGTIASLLPGLDDVGPAAPEVARLLGDAAMAETVGAFLTSLQGASSPQGRTLVWDGDEVLIPRETIERATDRAQKQHEHHNDAREVFVEVLLGELTALVAEADATLLADVETGFEAEVGRLDAALDRNPDAVGPRQDEEDRAGEEALTEAQLRAELAADEAVREALDELWPQLTAERAITWMLREGLDERTAPQLDAAERELLAATAEEPWTVAHVPLLDEAAELLGEEDADETAAAETARRRRVDHARRVIASTPDLAGLVSADELAERSAEADTRDLATRALADRTWVYGHVIVDEAQELTPMQWRMLARRCPVKSMTVVGDIAQTSADLASTTWAERLAELRTTPRLEELSICYRSPRELVEAVEPLLRELRPGARRLDAVRATGHRPVIADGVADGVADGGADGVPDKDADGVADEGADRVTDEGADRVPDGVSDESAGGVAGRVADESAGGVAGRVADEEEQVMAWARAERGTDRCALLTPDVPQMLGVLEAAGIQASPEDLRAHLVVLAPEAAKGLEFDHVLVHAPDRIVQESGLATLYVALTRATATLAVVQAGPIGTDLGEAWERRSLRTARA, translated from the coding sequence ATGCCCGAAACCGGCCAGCCCGACCGCACGCCCCAGAACGCAGACCAGCCCGCTGCCGGGCAGCCCGGCTCCGTCCATCAGCCCACCGACCAGCCCACCGACGAGCCCACCGACGAGCGCACCGATCGACCTACCGACCGACCCACCGACCAGCGCGCCGACGAGCCCACTGACCGTCCCACCGATCGCCCCACCGCTGACCCTCGTGCCGCCGAGCAGCACCACGTCGACCGTGCCTACGCCCGCCTGGACGCGGAGCTCACCCAGCTGCTCGAGCGCCAGGACGACGCCCTGGCCCGGCCCGCTCACGACGGCGTCGCCCTGAACGAGCGCGATGCCGAGGTGCGCCGACTCGGCGCACGGCGCACGGCCCTGCAGCACGCCGAGCACGCGGCGATCTTCGGGCGCCTGGACCGCGAGAACGGCATGCAGCTGCACATCGGCCCCGTCGGGATCCGCGACGGCGATCAGCGTCTGGTCATCGACTGGCGCGCCCCCGCCGCCGAACCGTTCTACACCGCCACCGCCCGTGCTCCGCAGGGTCTGCGCCGCCGCCGGCACCTCACGATCGAGGACCGCACCGTCGTCCACGTCGACGACGACCTCCTCGGCGGTGCCGACGACGCCGCACAGGCCGAGGGCGTCGCGGGCGAGGGCGCGCTGCTGCGCGCGCTGAGCCGCTCGCGCGACGGGCGCATGCACGAGGCCGTGGCCACGTTGCAGGCCGAGCAGGATGCGATCGTGCGCGCCCCGCGCTCGGGCGTGCTGGTCGTCCAGGGAGCCCCCGGCACCGGCAAGACCGTCGTCGCCCTCCACCGCGCCGCCTACCTGCTGTACAGCGCACCGGAGGTGCTGCGCCGCGGCGTGCTGGTCATCGGCCCGTCGGCCCGCTTCCTGCACTACATCGGTGATGTGCTGCCCGCCCTCGGCGAGACCAACGTCGTCACCGGCACCATCGCCTCCCTGCTGCCGGGACTGGACGACGTCGGCCCCGCCGCACCCGAGGTGGCCCGCCTGCTGGGCGATGCCGCCATGGCCGAGACCGTCGGCGCCTTCCTCACCTCCCTCCAGGGGGCGAGCTCCCCTCAGGGCCGCACCCTGGTCTGGGACGGCGACGAGGTGCTGATCCCGCGGGAGACGATCGAGCGCGCCACCGACCGGGCGCAGAAGCAGCACGAGCACCACAACGACGCGCGTGAGGTCTTCGTCGAGGTGCTCCTCGGTGAGCTCACCGCCCTGGTCGCCGAGGCCGACGCGACCCTGCTCGCCGACGTCGAGACCGGCTTCGAGGCGGAGGTCGGACGCCTGGACGCCGCCCTGGACCGCAACCCCGACGCCGTCGGCCCGCGCCAGGACGAGGAGGATCGCGCCGGCGAGGAGGCGCTCACCGAAGCGCAGCTGCGCGCCGAGCTGGCCGCCGACGAGGCCGTGCGCGAGGCGCTCGATGAGCTGTGGCCGCAGCTGACCGCGGAGCGGGCCATCACCTGGATGCTGCGCGAGGGCCTCGACGAACGGACCGCACCGCAGCTCGATGCCGCCGAGCGCGAGCTCCTGGCCGCCACGGCGGAGGAACCCTGGACCGTGGCCCATGTGCCGTTGCTGGACGAGGCCGCCGAGCTGCTCGGGGAGGAGGACGCCGACGAGACGGCGGCCGCCGAGACCGCCCGGCGCCGACGTGTCGACCATGCTCGACGGGTGATCGCCTCGACCCCGGACCTCGCCGGGCTGGTCTCCGCCGACGAGCTCGCCGAACGCTCCGCCGAGGCCGACACCCGCGACCTCGCCACCCGTGCGCTCGCCGACCGCACCTGGGTGTACGGGCACGTGATCGTCGACGAGGCCCAGGAGCTCACGCCCATGCAGTGGCGGATGCTCGCCCGGCGCTGCCCCGTGAAGTCCATGACTGTGGTCGGCGACATCGCCCAGACCTCCGCCGACCTCGCGAGCACCACCTGGGCCGAGCGCCTCGCCGAGCTGCGCACCACGCCGCGCCTGGAGGAGCTGAGCATCTGCTACCGCTCCCCGCGCGAGCTCGTCGAAGCGGTCGAGCCCTTGCTCCGGGAACTGCGTCCCGGTGCGCGGCGCCTGGACGCCGTGCGCGCCACCGGACATCGCCCGGTGATCGCCGACGGCGTGGCTGATGGGGTGGCCGACGGGGGTGCCGACGGAGTGCCCGACAAGGATGCCGACGGGGTGGCCGACGAGGGTGCCGACAGGGTGACCGACGAGGGTGCCGACAGAGTGCCCGACGGAGTGTCCGACGAGAGTGCCGGTGGGGTGGCCGGCAGGGTGGCCGACGAGAGTGCCGGTGGGGTGGCCGGCAGGGTGGCCGACGAGGAGGAGCAGGTCATGGCGTGGGCTCGGGCCGAACGGGGCACCGACCGCTGCGCGCTGCTCACCCCCGACGTGCCGCAGATGCTCGGGGTGCTCGAGGCTGCGGGGATCCAGGCCTCGCCCGAGGATCTGCGGGCCCACCTGGTGGTCCTCGCCCCGGAGGCGGCCAAGGGGCTGGAGTTCGACCACGTGCTGGTCCACGCCCCGGACCGCATCGTCCAGGAGTCGGGCCTGGCCACGCTCTACGTCGCCCTCACCCGCGCGACGGCGACCTTGGCCGTGGTGCAGGCCGGGCCGATCGGGACCGACCTCGGCGAGGCGTGGGAGCGGAGGTCGCTGCGCACCGCTCGGGCGTGA
- a CDS encoding HAMP domain-containing sensor histidine kinase — MTRPPGPSVRTRLALSYALFLMLAGALLLAVVWVFLLRYVPDSAITTRDGFVPNRSDLMRAFAPPAGAAMVFLLVFGLVGGWFLAGRMLVPLERIGEAARAAADGSLSHRVRMPGPQDEFREVADTFDVMLERLEDHVAQQRRFAANASHELRTPLATSQALLEVARSDPHGTDRELVERLHAVNARAIAVTEALLLLSRAENRSFDPEAVDLSLLAEEAAEQLLEMAERRGITLEVTGVPGKVAGSPALLSRLVENLIQNAIVHNSGAGGWVAVRLSSGPRDSILEVENTGAVISPALVRTLAEPFRRGTDRLREHRGDHVGAGLGLAIVRSIVTAHDGTLDLRPRTAGGLLATVHLPRTG, encoded by the coding sequence ATGACTAGGCCCCCCGGGCCGAGCGTCCGCACCCGTCTGGCCCTGAGCTATGCGCTGTTCCTGATGCTGGCAGGCGCCCTGCTGCTGGCGGTGGTGTGGGTGTTCCTGCTGCGGTACGTGCCGGATTCGGCGATCACCACCCGGGACGGCTTCGTCCCCAACCGCTCGGACCTGATGCGTGCCTTCGCCCCGCCCGCGGGGGCCGCCATGGTCTTCCTGCTCGTGTTCGGTCTGGTGGGAGGCTGGTTCCTGGCCGGCCGCATGCTGGTCCCGCTCGAGCGGATCGGGGAGGCGGCCCGGGCGGCGGCCGACGGGTCGCTCTCCCACCGCGTGCGGATGCCGGGCCCGCAGGACGAGTTCCGGGAGGTCGCCGACACCTTCGACGTCATGCTCGAACGGCTCGAGGACCACGTCGCCCAGCAACGACGCTTCGCCGCGAACGCCTCCCACGAGCTGCGGACGCCCCTGGCGACCTCCCAGGCCCTCCTGGAGGTGGCCCGATCCGACCCGCACGGGACGGATCGCGAACTGGTCGAGCGCCTGCACGCGGTCAACGCCCGGGCGATCGCGGTGACCGAGGCGCTGCTCCTGCTCAGTCGCGCCGAGAACCGCTCCTTCGACCCCGAGGCCGTCGACCTCTCGCTGCTTGCCGAGGAGGCGGCCGAGCAGCTGCTCGAGATGGCGGAGCGCCGCGGCATCACCCTCGAGGTGACGGGCGTGCCCGGGAAGGTGGCCGGCTCGCCCGCTCTCCTGTCGCGCCTGGTCGAGAACCTGATCCAGAACGCGATCGTCCACAACAGCGGGGCCGGCGGATGGGTGGCCGTGCGCCTCAGCAGCGGTCCGAGGGACAGCATCCTCGAGGTCGAGAACACCGGGGCGGTGATCTCCCCGGCGCTCGTGCGGACCCTGGCCGAGCCCTTCCGCCGCGGCACCGACCGCCTCCGTGAGCACCGCGGTGACCACGTCGGAGCCGGCCTGGGGCTCGCGATCGTGCGCAGCATCGTGACCGCCCACGACGGGACGCTCGACCTCAGGCCGCGCACCGCAGGCGGCCTGCTCGCCACGGTGCACCTGCCGCGGACGGGCTGA
- a CDS encoding response regulator transcription factor: MRVLIVEDETYLAEAVRDGLRLEAIAADVAEDGDTALELLALNDYDVAVLDRDIPGPSGDEVARRIIAGGSGTAILMLTAADRLDDKESGFQLGADDYLTKPFELRELALRLRALDRRRPRYRPPVREFAGLRVDPFRREVFREDRYVALTRKQFAVLEVLVAAEGGVVSAEDLLARAWDENADPFTNAVRITVSALRRRLGEPWLILTVPGVGYRIDAGDAHD, from the coding sequence ATGCGGGTGCTGATCGTGGAGGACGAGACCTACCTGGCCGAGGCCGTGCGCGACGGGCTGCGGCTGGAGGCGATCGCCGCCGACGTGGCCGAGGACGGGGACACCGCCCTCGAGCTCCTCGCCCTCAACGACTACGACGTCGCCGTGCTGGACCGGGACATCCCCGGGCCCTCGGGCGACGAGGTGGCGCGGCGCATCATCGCCGGCGGGTCCGGCACCGCGATCCTCATGCTCACCGCCGCTGACCGGCTCGACGACAAGGAGTCGGGCTTCCAGCTCGGGGCCGATGACTACCTCACCAAGCCCTTCGAGCTGCGCGAGCTGGCGCTGCGCCTGCGGGCGCTCGACCGACGCCGGCCGCGGTACCGGCCCCCGGTGCGCGAGTTCGCCGGGCTGCGGGTGGATCCGTTCCGCCGCGAGGTCTTCCGCGAGGACCGCTACGTGGCGCTCACCCGGAAGCAGTTCGCCGTGCTCGAGGTGCTGGTGGCGGCCGAGGGCGGAGTCGTCAGCGCGGAGGACCTGCTGGCCAGGGCGTGGGACGAGAACGCCGACCCCTTCACCAACGCCGTGCGCATCACGGTCTCGGCGCTGCGCCGGCGGCTCGGGGAGCCGTGGCTGATCCTCACCGTGCCCGGCGTCGGATACCGGATCGACGCGGGGGACGCCCATGACTAG
- a CDS encoding M15 family metallopeptidase, whose amino-acid sequence MRSHRTLAPAHHASRSVGPRRSGRRARPARALGTLAVLALLVASLLAFGFAVRAAVSPGAPVVPSVVELLPGTGLDEDDGLLPSDEIVTVFDDELPAVGNLDADLLGALRAAAADAADDGVTFQVNSGWRSADYQQSLLEDAIDEHGSREEAARWVATAETSSHVTGDAIDLGPTDATSWLAQHGQEYGLCRTYANEPWHYELRSGTPDQGCPVPYADPTEDPRLSS is encoded by the coding sequence ATGAGATCACACCGCACCCTCGCCCCCGCACACCACGCGTCCCGTTCCGTCGGCCCTCGTCGTTCCGGTCGCCGCGCGCGTCCCGCCCGTGCCCTGGGCACCCTCGCGGTGCTCGCTCTCCTGGTGGCGTCCCTGCTGGCCTTCGGCTTCGCCGTCCGAGCGGCCGTGTCGCCGGGCGCCCCGGTGGTCCCGTCGGTGGTCGAGCTGCTCCCGGGAACCGGCCTCGATGAGGACGACGGTCTGCTGCCGTCCGACGAGATCGTCACGGTCTTCGACGACGAACTGCCCGCGGTCGGGAACCTCGACGCGGACCTGCTCGGCGCCCTACGCGCCGCGGCCGCCGACGCCGCGGACGACGGGGTGACGTTCCAGGTCAACAGCGGGTGGCGTTCTGCCGACTACCAGCAGAGCCTGCTCGAGGACGCGATCGATGAGCACGGCTCGCGCGAGGAGGCGGCTCGGTGGGTCGCCACGGCGGAGACCTCCTCGCACGTCACGGGCGACGCGATCGATCTCGGTCCGACCGACGCCACCTCCTGGCTCGCCCAGCACGGCCAGGAGTACGGACTCTGCCGGACCTATGCGAACGAGCCCTGGCACTACGAGCTGCGGTCCGGCACCCCCGATCAGGGGTGTCCGGTGCCGTACGCCGATCCCACCGAGGATCCCAGGCTGTCCTCGTGA
- a CDS encoding LacI family DNA-binding transcriptional regulator, with amino-acid sequence MPRIADVAELAGVSVSTASKALNDTGQLREDTRTRVKEAAARLGFVPGRTGRGQADPRTYTVGLLTTDSFGRFTIPLLRGVEDALAAGRMAIILCDTRDDVLRERHYLRSLQDRRVDGLIITGRTTDPRPSIGLAIPTVYALSPSVDPTDHSVVVDESAGAVMAAEHLQAMGSRRIVHVTGPQRHHSASERALAVQDALGRSLITAPLFGHWSEEWGRHAVDMLLTSHPDADAFVCGSDQIARGVTDRLREQGVDVPGQVRVTGFDNWDVMALASRPPLTTVDMGLTELGRLAGSTLLDLVEGEADPPRRQELPPRLEVRGSSL; translated from the coding sequence ATGCCCCGCATCGCGGATGTCGCCGAACTCGCCGGAGTGTCCGTGAGCACCGCCTCGAAGGCGCTCAACGACACCGGTCAGCTGCGCGAGGACACCAGGACCCGGGTGAAGGAGGCCGCCGCGAGACTCGGGTTCGTCCCCGGGCGCACCGGACGCGGTCAGGCCGATCCCCGCACCTACACCGTGGGCCTGCTGACCACCGACAGCTTCGGGCGCTTCACCATCCCGCTCCTGCGCGGCGTCGAGGACGCGCTCGCCGCGGGGAGGATGGCGATCATCCTGTGCGACACCCGCGACGACGTCCTGCGCGAACGTCACTACCTGCGGTCCCTGCAGGACAGGCGGGTCGACGGGCTCATCATCACCGGACGCACCACAGACCCCCGCCCCTCGATCGGCCTGGCGATCCCCACCGTCTACGCGCTCTCGCCCTCGGTCGATCCGACGGATCATTCCGTCGTGGTCGACGAGAGCGCCGGGGCGGTGATGGCGGCCGAGCACCTGCAGGCCATGGGGTCCCGGCGGATCGTCCACGTCACCGGCCCGCAGCGGCACCACTCGGCCTCTGAGCGGGCGCTCGCCGTCCAGGACGCGCTCGGGCGATCCCTGATCACCGCGCCCCTGTTCGGTCACTGGTCCGAGGAGTGGGGGCGCCACGCCGTGGACATGCTGCTGACCTCCCACCCCGACGCCGACGCCTTCGTGTGCGGATCCGACCAGATCGCCCGTGGGGTCACCGACCGGCTCCGCGAGCAGGGCGTCGACGTGCCCGGGCAGGTGCGAGTCACCGGCTTCGACAACTGGGACGTGATGGCCCTGGCCTCGCGCCCACCGCTGACCACCGTGGACATGGGGCTCACCGAGCTCGGCCGCCTCGCCGGGAGCACCCTGCTCGACCTCGTCGAGGGCGAAGCAGACCCTCCCCGTCGCCAGGAGCTCCCTCCCCGGCTGGAGGTGCGCGGCTCGAGCCTGTGA
- a CDS encoding glycoside hydrolase family 127 protein, giving the protein MTTAPTALAAPAIPTAHASAARRPLAPGDARITGGFWHIRQQRNRADALRAGYEQLEDSGTLRNFRIVGGTESGEASGMIFQDSDAYKWLEAVALELGREEDPDLRAMAREATAMIAAAQQSDGYLNSVHTLRHAPEDRYSSMAWDHELYCYGHLIQAAVALSRSAGDDELLAVALRIVEHLRTVFGPAARHSTCGHPVIEMALIELYRLTGRDEILDLARFLLDVRGGEERFPGAAPGPEYFSAGVPVREARSVEGHAVRALYLFAGATDQAIEDGDVDLLARAESVFADLMATKTYVTGGMGARWDWEAFGDPFEMTTDRGYAETCAAIGAIQWAWRLLLATGKAQYAEAIERLLFNAFLPGVSLAGTEFFYVNSLQLREGATADQGRSIAHGRRAWFDCACCPPNIMRTVASLDHLAATATPDGLQLHQYATGTWSAGEGPGRLRVSVTTEYPADGLVRITVEEAPAEVRALTLRIPAWSREGAQLTHRGTEVPLPSAGAGTPGPTSAEIRTTFQAGDVIELRLDLAARFVGTHHRLDASRGAVALERGPLVYAIENEDQDGAASVDDAAVDPGVDPVPGAPVPALDGAVPLAVSGSAVTVSPAAAAWPYPVHGSVDAEVTRTPATWSAIPYYAWANRSVGPMRVWLPLEAD; this is encoded by the coding sequence ATGACCACGGCTCCGACCGCGCTCGCCGCCCCCGCGATCCCCACCGCTCACGCGAGCGCCGCCCGCCGCCCACTCGCTCCCGGCGACGCCCGGATCACCGGCGGCTTCTGGCACATCCGTCAGCAGCGCAACCGGGCCGACGCCCTGCGGGCGGGATACGAGCAGCTCGAGGACTCCGGCACGCTGCGCAATTTCCGCATCGTCGGCGGGACGGAGTCGGGCGAGGCCTCCGGCATGATCTTCCAGGACTCCGACGCCTACAAGTGGCTCGAGGCCGTCGCCTTGGAGCTGGGGCGCGAGGAGGACCCCGACCTCCGCGCCATGGCCCGTGAGGCCACGGCGATGATCGCGGCCGCGCAGCAGAGCGACGGCTACCTCAACAGCGTGCACACCCTGCGCCACGCCCCCGAGGACCGCTACTCCTCCATGGCCTGGGACCACGAGCTGTACTGCTACGGCCATCTCATCCAGGCGGCGGTCGCCCTGTCCCGCAGCGCCGGTGACGACGAGCTGCTCGCCGTCGCGCTGCGGATCGTCGAGCATCTGCGCACCGTCTTCGGGCCCGCGGCACGCCACTCCACCTGCGGCCATCCCGTGATCGAGATGGCGCTGATCGAGCTGTACCGCCTCACCGGCCGCGACGAGATCCTCGACCTGGCCCGGTTCCTCCTCGACGTCCGCGGCGGCGAGGAGCGCTTCCCCGGCGCCGCGCCGGGGCCGGAGTACTTCTCCGCCGGCGTGCCGGTGCGCGAGGCCCGCTCCGTCGAGGGCCATGCGGTCCGCGCCCTGTACCTCTTCGCCGGTGCGACCGACCAGGCGATCGAGGACGGTGACGTCGATCTGCTGGCCCGAGCCGAGTCGGTGTTCGCGGACCTGATGGCCACCAAGACCTACGTCACCGGCGGCATGGGTGCCCGCTGGGACTGGGAGGCGTTCGGCGACCCCTTCGAGATGACCACCGACCGCGGCTACGCCGAGACCTGCGCCGCCATCGGCGCGATCCAGTGGGCCTGGCGTCTGCTGCTGGCCACCGGCAAGGCGCAGTACGCCGAGGCGATCGAGCGTCTCCTGTTCAACGCCTTCCTGCCCGGCGTCTCCCTGGCCGGCACCGAGTTCTTCTACGTCAACTCCCTGCAGCTGCGCGAGGGTGCCACAGCCGACCAGGGCCGTTCGATCGCCCACGGCCGACGTGCCTGGTTCGACTGCGCCTGCTGCCCGCCGAACATCATGCGCACCGTCGCGAGCCTCGACCACCTCGCCGCCACCGCCACCCCCGACGGCCTGCAGCTCCATCAGTACGCCACCGGCACGTGGTCCGCCGGCGAGGGGCCCGGCCGACTGCGCGTGTCGGTGACGACCGAGTACCCCGCCGACGGTCTGGTGCGGATCACCGTCGAGGAGGCCCCCGCGGAGGTGCGCGCCCTCACGCTGCGGATCCCCGCCTGGTCGCGCGAGGGCGCGCAGCTCACCCACCGCGGCACCGAGGTGCCGCTCCCGTCGGCCGGCGCCGGCACCCCGGGCCCCACCAGTGCCGAGATCCGCACGACCTTCCAGGCCGGCGACGTGATCGAGCTGCGCCTGGACCTCGCCGCGCGCTTCGTCGGCACCCACCACCGCCTCGACGCCTCCCGCGGCGCCGTCGCCCTCGAGCGCGGCCCCCTCGTCTACGCGATCGAGAACGAGGACCAGGACGGCGCGGCCTCGGTCGACGACGCGGCCGTGGACCCGGGCGTGGACCCGGTACCCGGCGCGCCGGTCCCCGCCCTCGACGGCGCGGTGCCGCTGGCCGTCTCCGGCAGTGCGGTCACCGTCTCACCCGCGGCGGCGGCGTGGCCCTACCCCGTCCACGGCAGCGTCGACGCCGAGGTGACCCGCACCCCCGCCACCTGGTCGGCGATCCCGTACTACGCCTGGGCCAACCGCTCCGTCGGCCCCATGCGAGTGTGGCTGCCCCTCGAGGCCGACTGA
- a CDS encoding extracellular solute-binding protein has product MAAPRGRLMLSRRRLLTGGLTLGAAGAGLSALAACAGTLPPVDTTADGFGQDATGTVTAWCRSATQTGVQAAAASFNEQHEDLEVQVLPIPDAQYVTKLATSIRGGSVPDLVDVDLINCPLFYVRDAFADLTDLVAALPFRDALSAGHMGLLTHEDRIYGTPFLGDYSTLFANTDLLGRAGFELAEVSGSLESLMATCQSLKTALPDVRPWAFPGNASGAMGFTIQPMIWAAGTDLISGDLGDQSGNVLGNDVVEAVLEFHRQLWVDELVPRRTYVADGAQWGNAYRSGEVVFLPSAYGPAVAEADESFRPLSQNVLVPGPDGGKATFSGGDNMCILNGAANASGAWQFMRYTLELEVQRSLPASGYMPIRSDSADADFSARYEQATVPVRQLDEGYVPSSLAYNLLYNQSSSPWLAMIRRAVFDGDTPGALAEAQSEYDRILTQTQL; this is encoded by the coding sequence GTGGCTGCCCCTCGAGGCCGACTGATGCTCTCGCGGCGCCGTCTCCTGACCGGCGGGCTCACGCTCGGCGCGGCCGGCGCGGGTCTGAGCGCCCTCGCCGCCTGCGCGGGCACGCTCCCGCCCGTCGACACCACCGCCGACGGATTCGGGCAGGACGCGACCGGGACGGTGACCGCCTGGTGCCGCTCTGCGACGCAGACGGGTGTCCAGGCGGCCGCCGCGTCGTTCAACGAGCAGCACGAGGACCTGGAGGTGCAGGTTCTGCCCATCCCGGACGCCCAGTACGTCACCAAGCTCGCCACCTCGATCCGCGGCGGCTCCGTCCCGGACCTCGTCGACGTCGACCTCATCAACTGCCCGCTGTTCTACGTGCGCGACGCCTTCGCCGACCTCACCGATCTGGTGGCGGCGCTGCCCTTCCGCGATGCGCTCTCCGCCGGCCACATGGGTCTGCTCACGCACGAGGACCGGATCTACGGCACCCCGTTCCTGGGGGACTACTCGACGCTCTTCGCGAACACGGATCTGCTGGGCAGGGCCGGGTTCGAGCTGGCCGAGGTCTCCGGGAGCCTGGAGTCGCTGATGGCGACGTGCCAGTCGTTGAAGACCGCCCTGCCGGACGTCCGTCCGTGGGCGTTCCCCGGCAACGCCTCCGGGGCGATGGGCTTCACGATCCAGCCGATGATCTGGGCGGCGGGCACCGACCTGATCTCCGGGGACCTCGGGGACCAATCGGGCAACGTCCTCGGCAACGACGTCGTCGAGGCGGTCCTGGAGTTCCACCGCCAGCTCTGGGTCGACGAGCTGGTCCCCCGGCGCACCTACGTCGCCGACGGCGCCCAGTGGGGCAACGCCTACCGCTCCGGGGAGGTCGTCTTCCTCCCGTCCGCCTACGGTCCCGCCGTGGCGGAGGCCGACGAGTCCTTCCGCCCCCTCTCCCAGAACGTGCTCGTGCCCGGACCGGACGGAGGGAAGGCCACGTTCTCCGGCGGGGACAACATGTGCATCCTCAACGGCGCCGCGAACGCCTCCGGCGCCTGGCAGTTCATGCGCTACACCCTGGAGCTCGAGGTCCAGCGCTCCCTGCCGGCCAGCGGATACATGCCGATCCGGTCCGACAGCGCCGATGCCGATTTCTCCGCGAGGTACGAGCAGGCGACCGTGCCGGTCAGGCAGCTCGACGAGGGCTATGTACCCTCGTCCCTCGCCTACAACCTGCTCTACAACCAGTCCTCCAGCCCGTGGCTGGCGATGATCCGCCGCGCCGTGTTCGACGGCGATACCCCCGGCGCTCTGGCCGAGGCCCAGTCCGAGTACGACCGCATCCTCACCCAGACCCAGCTCTAG
- a CDS encoding carbohydrate ABC transporter permease, translating into MTALEDESLPGPAGVDPSTGRTASGRSRRPRRSPRSRRSRRPRSLTHRPATGMLLVAPAIALVAFFALIPLGFAVYISFTNWPLIGEYRFIGLENYRQALQDPGMWKALRYTLIYTGIVTVPILLLGYGLAVLVRANRRGSTFLRTVFFLPFVVGLTTLSYMLVLEAQPDSGAINRILEALGITDGSTAWLLDGVLGTILLSLLVIWAVPGLTMILLLSAMQGVPAEVYEAADIDGAGWLRRELSITVPIIRPAIAMSLIISVIGSFLAFNQFFILTKGGPGTDTTTIVGHIYNRAFVELQLGSATAISLILVVFTALITAVQFVLLRGSDT; encoded by the coding sequence ATGACCGCACTCGAGGACGAGTCGCTGCCGGGGCCCGCCGGAGTCGATCCCTCGACCGGACGGACCGCGTCCGGACGCTCCCGTCGACCCCGTCGTTCCCCACGTTCCCGTCGTTCCCGTAGACCCCGCTCCCTGACCCATCGCCCCGCGACCGGGATGCTGCTGGTCGCCCCTGCGATCGCCCTCGTCGCGTTCTTCGCCCTGATCCCGCTGGGGTTCGCGGTCTACATCTCCTTCACGAACTGGCCCCTGATCGGGGAGTACCGCTTCATCGGGCTGGAGAACTACCGGCAGGCGCTGCAGGACCCCGGCATGTGGAAGGCGCTGCGCTACACGCTGATCTACACCGGCATCGTCACCGTCCCCATCCTGCTGCTGGGCTACGGTCTGGCCGTGCTCGTGCGCGCCAACCGCCGGGGTTCGACGTTCCTGCGCACAGTCTTCTTCCTCCCCTTCGTCGTCGGCCTGACCACCCTGAGCTACATGCTGGTGCTCGAGGCCCAGCCCGACTCCGGCGCGATCAACCGGATCCTCGAGGCGCTCGGGATCACCGACGGGAGCACCGCCTGGCTGCTGGACGGCGTGCTGGGGACGATCCTGCTGTCGCTCCTGGTGATCTGGGCGGTGCCGGGCCTGACCATGATCCTGCTGCTGTCGGCGATGCAGGGCGTCCCGGCGGAGGTCTACGAGGCCGCTGACATCGACGGGGCGGGCTGGCTGCGCCGCGAGCTGTCGATCACGGTCCCGATCATCCGTCCCGCGATCGCGATGTCGCTGATCATCTCCGTGATCGGCTCGTTCCTGGCCTTCAACCAGTTCTTCATCCTCACCAAGGGTGGCCCGGGCACGGACACCACCACCATCGTCGGCCACATCTACAACCGGGCGTTCGTCGAGCTCCAGCTCGGATCCGCGACCGCGATCTCCTTGATCCTCGTCGTCTTCACCGCACTGATCACCGCCGTCCAGTTCGTCCTGCTGAGAGGGAGTGACACGTGA